Proteins from a single region of Chryseomicrobium sp. FSL W7-1435:
- a CDS encoding aldo/keto reductase has protein sequence MQEKQKNPFVMGCMRINELTDQEVTEWVHHALELGIHTFDHADIYAKGECETRFGEVLKNQPSLREDLVIQTKASIRSGYYDSSKEHLLTSVDESLARLQTDYVDVFMLHRPDALMELDEIADTFDVLAGSGKVKTFGVSNFNRYQLEWLQAATHQPIQINQLQFSPVHSSLLNTGIQANTDFAGAIDRDGGVLTYCQQQSITIQAWSPFQFGFFEGVYLDHPRFPELNTVLQGLADQYSVSKSAIVAAWILRHPAGMQVVAGSTKISRISEIAAASEIELSRKEWYAIYQAAGNRLP, from the coding sequence ATGCAGGAGAAGCAGAAAAATCCCTTTGTAATGGGGTGTATGCGAATTAATGAACTGACCGACCAAGAGGTAACAGAATGGGTCCATCATGCATTAGAGCTCGGAATTCACACATTTGATCATGCGGACATTTATGCAAAAGGAGAATGTGAAACGCGTTTTGGTGAAGTGTTGAAGAATCAACCATCTCTTCGTGAGGACTTAGTCATCCAAACAAAAGCTTCTATTCGGTCAGGTTATTACGATAGCTCAAAAGAACATTTGCTCACGTCAGTGGATGAAAGCCTAGCACGCCTTCAAACCGATTATGTCGATGTATTTATGTTGCATCGTCCGGATGCCTTAATGGAACTTGATGAGATTGCCGACACATTTGACGTGTTAGCTGGTTCAGGTAAAGTGAAAACCTTTGGGGTCAGTAATTTTAACCGCTATCAATTAGAATGGTTGCAAGCAGCTACTCATCAACCGATTCAAATCAACCAGTTACAGTTTAGTCCTGTACATTCTTCTCTTTTAAACACCGGAATTCAAGCAAATACAGACTTTGCAGGTGCTATTGACCGTGATGGGGGAGTACTGACTTATTGTCAGCAACAATCGATTACGATTCAAGCCTGGTCACCTTTCCAATTTGGATTCTTTGAGGGTGTGTACCTAGATCATCCCCGTTTCCCTGAGTTGAATACAGTGTTGCAAGGATTAGCTGATCAATACAGCGTGTCAAAATCAGCGATTGTCGCTGCTTGGATTTTACGACACCCAGCAGGTATGCAAGTAGTAGCGGGATCTACAAAAATTAGTCGAATTTCAGAAATCGCCGCAGCATCTGAGATTGAATTGTCTCGCAAAGAATGGTATGCCATTTATCAAGCAGCAGGAAATCGTCTGCCATAA